ACTCCCAATTATCAAGTAATCTTCCTCCTAAATAAAAAGGAGCAAAAGAGTTATTTTAATGTCTGATATTAATGGAGTGAATGCCACAAATCTTCTTcataattcattaaaatatagggacacaaatatttttatctcaAATGTAACGAAGCTGTGAGGATACTCTACTTATGTAGAATCTTTAAGCAAAAGACTTCAGTAGGAGTCTTCCTTCTTGGCACCTCTGAAAATAgatgtgttgttttctttggtattttaaatctatgaaaacaatttcagtTTAACGATTCGACTGAAGCTTAGCTCTCATATTAACCAATTTATTCGTTAAAGATAGGAATCgtgattttttttacattcgggtcaaggatttttttaaatgaaattctttCTCATTAGGAAAGAGAATTCTGAACCATCTGTAATTGCATTTGTGTTCTGAAAGTAGCTAGAAGATGAGAAAAGTATGTGACTGCACAGAACATTTTATCAAAGGTTCCCAAAGGGTGGGCAGTGGAGCACGCGCCTCGGTGTCCCACCAGTTCAGGAACTCTCCGTAGTGAAACCTTAGGACATTTTCCTTGGAGGGTCACAGACAGCAGCATCCACAGCCTCCACCAGGAGACTGACCAAACTGAAAATCAAGTACATGTCGGACACTTATAGTAAGGAGAACAAAGAGCAGGTGGTGAGTCTGGTAGACTGTTTTAAATAAGCGTTGGACAGACAGAaaatttgcttttggtttttccACAAACAGTTCAAACTGATGTAGAAATCTAGGGTTGTGCTGAAAGGTTATAGTAGATCAGATTATCTTActtaaaaagctgtgaaaacatCCACCTTTAAAACAGTTACTGGCAGTGTTCTGGATGTCCTTTTTAGCTGGTAAGTACAGTTGGATGGttctgtctctgtctctccttccccctccgTCAGAACAGGATAATTCTATTCATCAAGTCCCTGTAGAAACTGAGAAGAGGCATCTATCTCCGGGAATCACTAGGCGTTTGCTTAGGGCTTGTTCCCTCTCTGCACGTGATGCCATTTTTGCTATAATCAGTTTCACTCAGGTACCAAAGATTTTACGTACGTCACACCAGCGTGTTGGACTTAGGAATTCAGATCACTAAAACGCTCCCGTATCGTTCCAAAAAAGGTCAAAAAGAAACCACTTCAGCAATCTTCAGGTTTAATGGTAAGTATTAAAAGGCGATGCATTCCAAACTAAAACCCCAGGAGATGCACCAAAACAATGAGAAAGCAGTTAAACAACGATTGCTTTTTGCATGCTATGTTTAAATAGCTCAGAGTAAATCCTGGTAAAGATTAAATATGTATTCTTTGTGGTTACAGTATCCTCCTTTCCATGGACTGTGCCTCTCAGGCAAGTATGACTTTTTTGAATGTCAGACATTGGCAGATATGCTGTCTTCCAAGTCATCTTAATCTGACTGATAAGCCAAAATTTTGTCCTTTATCTTAAATCTTTTCTTGTAGTTGATGAAAATACACGTTTTCTTGCATTTATTACATCTCTATACactattttcctcctttcaaagTTGCAGAATGCTCCTGTTTCTGCTTGTAGTTCCATAAAGCCTATTGAGCCTGGTCAGCATTACATACTCCATTGTGTCAGACCCAATATATGGACAAagtaagagaaaggaagagaatcCCTGTCCTGAAGAGTGTACAGTCTACAACGGAGGGCTCTCCAGACTAGAAGCTGGCAATGAacagaggctgagagagctcaAGTCCCTCCTGAATCTTGTTCTTCAGCAGATTTTAGTTGCTTCAAACCTAGACCCAAGTTGAACAGGCTGTAGGTCTACACTGTAAAGCCTGTATTTTTTGCCTAGAGTCCCAATGAAAAACCTAACCTAATCGTGGACTCCACTGGATGTGAGGGTCGCACTCTCCCACCGACTCGGCTCACTGCGTGGAGAGGCATGAGAAATTCCTGGGTCTGGGGAGAACGAATCCAAGAAGCCTCGCTCAGCAGTTGCTGGTTGCAAGGGAAGTCATCCAGGATGGAGGACTACCGTGCTCTGGTATTTTCCTGTGCCCAGGATCAATTCTGCTTTAAGTAGACTATAGTGTAAAATGTACAACTAAATCTCAGGAATAAAGCACAGTACTCCCTAGCCCTTCTAGTTACGCTGTAACCATGAGATAACTAACTCAAGCTCCACcttgccttctctctctctctgttatGCAAGTGTAGAAATCCAAACTACTGGTAACACACCTAGCTGGACGTTCTGCCACTTCATAGTTTGTTTCCTTGTAAGTATTTGTTCTATTCCAGACTGTGAAATTATGTCAGTCTGAAAAGGATAGCAAATCAGTTTCCATGGTACATAGCTCATTCTCTAGAGCTAACTAACTGTCCCTCCACAAAAATCTTCTGGCTctgatgcttttttgtttttatggcTTGTGCAGCCCTGAAGATGACTTTCTAAAATATTGAAAGTCCTTTCttgcttaaaaagaagaaacttcttGCACATTAAAACCAACATGAAGCAGACTGGGACTTTGGAGCATGTTGATTTGCAACTCCCTTAAGCTCTACAGAAAACCTCTTTTCTGATTTGCTGCTCCAGTTTAAAACAGgaatttctcctcctctccttgacTCTTGTGAGTGGGTGACATGTAGCTAGCTGGAAGGGAGAGATATTAGTTTTTGTCTTACCTCCTACTCCAAAGTTATTAAATACTCTCCTCCACTTAATTAAGATTTCCTATTCACGGAATCCACTCAGTAGGCCCATGGTACCGTAGTTTAGCCCAGACTTCCTATTCAAATAGACTCACCCTCGCAATGAAGACAACCACAGCATAACATTCCGAGCAAAGGATGGTATGTGTCTGAAACTCAGGAGGCTCAGCTGACCTGTTACCACGAACAGCCTGCATTGCCACAGACAGATTGGCCCGTTCCCTTTCTACGTCTGGAATACGGCAAATCACACTCTCCTTCCTTTGGGTGGTTTCCTTTAGGATTGGATTGGAATCTTTCAGGAAAGAGGCTGTCATTTTTGCATGGGCTCAGGTTTAGATGAGAAACTCCAAAGATCAGTGATGCCAAGAATACATGTTCGAGTTTAGAAAATCTGGCCAAATTCAGATACTATCTGTGTGTAGGCACGTACATAGAAACGGCCTGATTTTCAAAAGGTTTTGCAGGTGCACAGCTTGATTGACTTGAATAGGAAGAGTACTTTTAAGACATTCTGGAAAAACATCAGGCATCTTTTGGGCCTAAATATGGACTTTGGATATGTGCCTTTTGGTCAACGAGCCTTGAAGTAGAGATTATCTGGGCGGTTATGTGAGAGCTAGTGTTTTTCTCCTGAAAGCCTCACTAATCTTAGGTTGGGTTTCCTAAAGTGATTCTTTAGATCCCCTGCTATATCTTTTAATCTTTCTCCTAAAGATCCATTTTCCCAACACAGAGATCAGTGAAAATCTCTTTGACATCCAGTTCTGCTTTCTATATTTACTCTCTGCCTGCCGTAGCATAGTCTAACACCCCTCTTCCTAAACTGTGCTTGCACTGAGCTCTGTTTTGACAGTCGGAGtaatttttcccttccagatcaaacatcagctgctttttcctaATGTGTCTATGCATGGACACGCTGAGGAAATGCAATGtctttctccttctgctgtTCTATTCTTACTTGTGCCTTGTCCTAGATTTCCATCTAAGGACTGTCTTTCCCAGGTTACCTGAGCTGCATTGTCTAAGCAAATATACAATATATTTCGTATGCACGCTTATAGCACTAATTTTTACCACAAACATTTCAGGCAAGGAAGACCAAAGCAGATTCAAGTACCCTGAGTACACAGCTAGGCAGGTTGTTTCTCAGGAGGTaggaaattttctgaaaaagtggCATAAGGAGATAATGAACTGTTCGCTATTTGGGTAGAATTTTGTGAATTGATTCAACCcaacaaagcagcaggaaaatttGTGGAAAATATTAGAACATTTCCCATTCGGGAATGCCAAAATCTTCTATGAAACAATTCTTTCGCTTGAGGGCAAACAAAACGTTTTGAGCTGACCCTGGGCAAAatctttttatgttttactgTATCTTCTCTTTGGAAAAGTCTGTTTCAGTTTAACTCAAGCcagtttttctcctcttgaCTTTTGATTTGGCCACAGCACCGAAAGAAGCCATTATTCTGTGATCTCTGCCTGTTTGTACACACAGGCTGGCTTCACCTGGAATCCTTGAAGTGCGTGAGGCAAATGGCTGGAGAGAAACCTTAAGCCTTGCAAGCTAAATTCTGTGTTTCAGAATTTAGAGTTTTAGTTTCAGTTTAGAGAAATCCGTTGTCTAAAGTTTAATGGCTGTATTTCTGAAGCCCTAATGAATTCAGGGATATGTGGAGCAAGTATTCTTGCTCTGCTGTGCAGGATGCAGTGGCGGAagcaaaatgacttttttttttttttaattagaaaaggtAAAGCTGAGAAGATCAGGGAACAGCTTTTACAGTGATGCCAGGCTTTAGTCTGTGTTAAGAGTTAGgttatgtaaaaataaacctGAGTACAGACACCTCCAGCCTTAAGTAGAAACAGATGGGGTGTGCAGCTACTCAGCCCATCTGCAGATCAGATCATGTGCAAGTACAAAAATATTGATAATTAGCTTTTACAGAGGTCTCTCTAATCCATTGATCTTGAAGCGTTTTACAAGGAGGTCAGTGTCCCATGGGGCTAGTTCCATTttaagaaggagaaataaagcCACAGAATGATGGAAAGGCCTGGAGCAACAGGGCAACGgcaggaagaagaaggaagtcgAGGGTGCCTAATTCCAGTGGCCAATTTTTTGgtccatttcctctcctctgtcCACTAACATTTGGGGCAGTAGAAAAGAGGTGAGTACACGGGAAACTGCCGCATTACTCGGACAGCAGCCGGTCTGTATCTAAAGTTATGAGAGGTCCAGTGTCAAGGATTGCTGTGTGACAGACTGCTGAATAATGATTTATTCTCTTTGATCACACAAGTTACAAGTTCTGTGTGCTAAATTGCTGAGTTTGAGTGTTTGCTCTGCAAATGAGACATGCACTgaactttgtttctttctctgtttaaacACCAACTTCATTATGTAATATTGTTtacaaaacaaagtatttttacaaatatttgtttctctgtttctaaCATGTTAGAAAAGCTTACAGAGGTCTGCTTTACAAACTAATTCAAAAAACTGTTTCACCTTTAAGTATCGTTGTGAATGAAATCCTGGATTAGCAGTTCTTGGCAGGGGTCTGGAAGGACCACGATACCATGAAATCATCGCAGTAGCTTTGTCAGAgaagatcagaaagaaaaagagttcaGCCCAAGGGTTTCTACAGCACCTTCACCAGGGTGACCAAAGGACCCCTGAGAACAGCTTTGCCACCACGAGTACAGGAGGCTACAGCTGGATGGGCATCGCACCCATGCTCCAGACCCTGTgtgcagaggaaggaagagaggcaCTGTTACCCACTCTGCCTCACCAGAAACCTAGGCTTGGAGATCCGCTAGAAGGTGTGACAAAGCTATCATTTGCCTCAGACATGTGcaagaaatcttaaaaaaaaaaaaaaaaaaaaaaaaaagcataagtAGAATTGTCAAGGCTGGCCAGAGATGGGCTGCAAACTTAGCTATTTCAGTGCGAGCCAGGCTACTATGTACTTCTTAGTTACACTGCTGGTCACCCTAGAAATACCCTCAGTCAGGATTTGAGGACAGAAATGagaatgttttcaaaagcagcgTGTCACTCACAGCTTTACCGTACATCTACAGATACGTGCTCTGAAGGCAAGAACAAGTCAGCACGGCTTAATCAGCCTTTAGTCAGCACGTCAGCTCCAAACTGCGAGCACTCTACACTTGAACGAAAAAGCATTTCCAACAGTTGAGGTTGTTAGCACTGCACAGCGCTCACATGAACCGTTCTGTGGCTTTGGGCTAAAGGGCTTTCACTTTCTGGCAGCGAGTTGTGTCAGAACAAGCTTTGCTGCCAATAAATTTCTGCTTGTGAACACTGGAATCGTGCTGCGTTTCAGGGCGCTGGGCTCCTTAGCACCAAAAACTGTTGTTATGTGCGGAATAGAGTTCTCCAAGagtacaaaataataaaaaaaattaccgtAGCCATTGACCTTACTTGATTACTCCACCCAATGCTGCACCCATGTACCTGATTCTGGCTGATTTCAGAAGGAATTGAAGCTCAAATCTTGGAAAAGGAACCAAGACTTAGGCTCCTAAATTAGTCAGgcactttgaaaatattaccCCTTAGCCTTTAGACTGTTTAATATAATTTTCACAAAGCTGCTCATAGCACATAGTGGgattacagtaattaaaatatcATGGTACACCGCATTTGCAGTAAGATGTAGTCTCCTAGATCATGTTATTCATAAATAACTTAAGATGGCTATAAAGTGAGTGATTATTAAATAGCACTGAGACTTATATAGTCCAGGTAATGGCCACAATTACATTGCTTCGTTAAACAAAACATGCCTGCACTTATAagtggaaaagacaaaaagataaCACAATTAAAAAGTTGTTTCCAAGGGTTCAAGTCACTAGTGTTGCGTCACCTAATGGTGGTGGTTTTACGGTGAAAAATGCTTGTTGAGACTTTTCTCTTCCATAGGTTTCTGGGGGCTTGTCAACAATGCAGGAGTATCAACATTTGGCGAGACAGGGTGGCTGTCTAtggagaaatatgaaaaatttgCAGATGTGAATCTCCTTGGGAGCATCAGGACAACCCTGgcatttcttccccttctcaggAAATACAAGGGTAATGCTAATCCACTGTTATTTAGAGTGGTAGAATAATTAGCTTACTATAATCAGGGTAATGTAGCATCTATAAAAGAAGCTTTAATTGTCTCTCATTGAACTGAAATGACAGCTGCCTCCTGTGTGGCCTGAAAGAGCAACTTGATCCTGAAAAGAGGGTAAAGtcataaggggaaaaaaatacccttaAAGATTCTGTCATTACaatacataggaaaaaaaaggtatttgcagaaaatgaattAACTCAAGTGTTTGActcaaaaaagagagaaaaaaatgcttacagTAGATCATTAAGCCCAGGCAAGACTTTGTAAGCACTGACAATCAGAAGACACAAAGATCCAATAAACTCCTGCTTAACTTTATTATTTAGGCTTTACTATTTTACTGTTTGGCAATTGAGAGAGGAAGGATGATCCTACAGAGATGAACTAGGGACACCCAGCTTCCAGTTTCAGGCCTAGCAAGATCCTCTCTATGACCTTGGGCAGGAAACTTCAAGTACATGAAACAGTGCTGTGCAGAGATGCCTGGGTATCGAATGGGATAAATGCGTTTGCACAGCCCTCCATACGTGTGGGCTTTATCCTTTCTTCTGAGAAGAAATTGTTCAAGTGGCCCTCTACAGCATTGCAGCATGTCTCAACTGCTTTGCAGTTTGTTCCCTACCTGTCCCTATCTATATTTGGGAAACAAAGAtacccttctccttcctccctcttttgCTTAGCTTGTCTGTTTTCAGTTGTAAGCTCTTTAAGGTGAGGATGTGTTCTGTGTGTTTACAGCATCACGCACAGTAAGGGCTAGGTTTCACCTGGAAGCCCCAGATGTCTGTTACACAAAATGTTGGTAAGATAAAAGCAACATAAAAGCCTTTTTTGCTACTGTGCTTCTTTCTGCTTGGTTGCCTTCGGTTGATGATATTTTgatgcaagaagaaagaaacttttaaatacTGCAAACTGGATGTGTTTTTGTAAAGGAATGTGCTATTGCATATACTCAGTGCGAAACAACAGATGTGTTATGTGGCCACTACACGGGGAggcatcactttttttctgtgatgtccTGCCTACTGCTAAACTCTGTGATGTTGATCCAATAAAGGCATTTGTCCAACTTCCTGAATTGCAAGGGGTTACTTTGAAGCGAAAGGGACTAATTGTGTCTATGATATTAAGCACATGCATAAACTTTTAGAGGATTTGGGTCTGGATGGCTGCACATACATAGTACCTTATCTCAAAAGAGCGCTCTGCATCTTACTCCTGGCTGTCAATGCTGCCTTGCCCACACTCCATTTTCAATCCCATCTATGTAGGAGAGGAGGCCAGGGCACTTCTAGGAAGCATCCGAGGTTTCCCATCTCCTTCCTTGCAGGAACAGCCAGGACAGCGAAAGCTCGTGTTTTGGGGGGCAGCAAGTGGCCTCTCCAAATGAAAAGCTTGAATTATGGATGTTGGAGCATTCTCCTGGGAAAGCTGATTTTCAGTTACCTTAGGCAAAGAGAGATGTTAAATGATGTGTCCCTGGGGGTGTGCCCCAAATCACTTAGATGAAGGAGGCAGAGGTCATCCTACCATTACTTACCCAGtagctgttttctgaaagaaggGGCTTACTGCCGTTTTAAGATGAGCACCTGTTCCAAGAAAAACTTCACGATTTTTAATACTTGTAAAGGGAGGTATTGCCCTCCAGCCTAGAATTAAGCATCCTACTCTGAGAGGAGCAACATTTCCCTGTAACTTTTCCAGATGGCCAGGCCAGCTGATGTAGCATCTTGATCAGCAAGCTGGTAGTTGTTCTCCCATTATTGTACGTAAGATTTATTCCAGATGCTGTGTAGGAAGGCATGGAACCTAATTCAGAATGACAGATGTCACTGCATTCCCATGATACCCTTTTGATATCCTACAAGCCTATGTAATTTGGACAGATCTGGGCCCAGATGTTATCTGCATCTGTGGCAGCAATAGGAATGCAACTATGTTCTCTGTATTGTTAGCAACAAGGCCATCTTCTCTCTCATCTCTGGTATTTCTAGACCCACATTCACACATTTCTTACTCTACCGTATAACGATGTGATAGAAGTTTACAAGTAAACAATGGAAGTGAATGACAGCCCAGTGCCTCAAATCAGAAAATCTCTGCTATTTAAGGCATGCCTGTACTCGACAAGAGTTataaagggggggaaaaagcagcacagatcAGGGAAATCACAGCAAGGCAGTGTAAGGCTGCACACATTTTGTCAAGTCACCCTTCTCTGGTGAAGCTTATCACTGTACAGTCTGATTTTGACTTTATATGCACAGTTGTAAGCCAAGTCTCAGTGCAGAGACATCATTAGCGCAGAAAAAGTGGTATTAGTAGTCATATGTCCACCGCAGGGAAAATcatctgctcctctcctctgcagtcCTTCTCCTATTACTAGTATAGTCTTTTACTACTATTTTTCACTCTAAAGTTTTCAGGGGACTGCTTTGTTTCCATCTCTTTCATCCTGTCTCAGACTCGAAAGGAGTAGGCAGCACATTGGGAATGTGTTACGCTTTGTTTAGTCCAGCATCTGTCACTAGATGGAAGGAAGATTTTTGTGTGAAGTTCTCTGCTTAACAGAGCTGAGTGCACTTCTGTGCTGGGACTGCACACTTACACAGCCCAGCTTTGGCATGCTATGTAGTAAAACAGCATCATGCTAAATACCACCTTATTAGCAGTTCAGAAGACTCGGGTAAATCAATCCTATGCTAAAGACTGAGAGTGAAGTTATGTTATTTGcaccattttctttccaggacGTATTGTTTTCATGTCCAGTATTATTGCCTATTTTGCTCTGGGAAATGGCATTTATTCTATGACCAAGGCTGCTATTGAAAGATTCTCTGATGCTCTAAGACTGGAGATGAAGAAGTTTGGTGTCCAGGTAAGTGATGTAACGAGCAGTTGTTGTGTGAAACTCCCTGGTATTTCTAACATTGATTTTTCagatgagaaagagagaagtttCACTCCTGAAACTTCCTACAGAGctgaaatgcatctttttgtGGGGAAAGAAGCAAGCGACTTGCACAAAGCATACCAGACAATGGCGTGGGGGTGGAAATTTTGGCCAAGGGAACAAGAACAAGCGTATGCAAAATAATATCTAATCTCATGCAAAGTAAGATCTGTGCATCCACATGACAAAGATAGAGATCAGAGCTGAATCCATGGGTGCAGCTTCCCCTTGGAAAGGGGTGGTTTCTCTGAGGCTTATCAGTGAGCTGGAAATCACTGAGAAAATGGACCTTGGTGATGTTTGCAGTTCTGAGCAGCTGTGGGACAGCGCTCCTCCTCTTTACGCCAAGACTGCAACTTCCACCCTTTCTCCACATCCTCTACAGTAGAGAAACTTTCCGAGTCGGGCCTGCCTGAGCAGTGCCACGCTCTGTGAAGAGCTCCTAACATTACCAGGTAACTGAAACTTTCTCTGGGGTGGCTGCAGGAGCAAAGAGCCCAGGTGTGAGCGACGTGCAGCGAAAAGGAAGGCTTGTCACCTACCTGAgggcttctttctctctctcctctctcacAAACATCAGTGCTTAAAAGCTCCTTCCTTTTTGTGGGAACAGCTGCACTGCAAGAGGCAGTACTGTGCAGagtaattatgtttttattctctTAACCTAAGAGGCTCTAAGAGTGCTCTTAGTGCCCTGTCTAAGCAACGCTGATAGTCAAACCTGAAGCTTAGATCACTAAGTAGCTTCACTAGGCTTTTTTCTTGGAGTCGCTCCACTGTTGAAACACTTTTCCCAAACACCAAAAGTCTTCCCTAGAGGATTTACATTGGTGTACTCTTTACGTGCACAGATCTACAGCACTGTTCATAAGCTTTGTGTTGGAAGAAATTACAGCTATGCACCTAGTAACTACCCCtctcagagaaataaaaaaatgctataaaatgCAAGTGATTTTACACATCCTAATACCACACAGCGTGATGAGGATTTGAACCGATTAGCTGAGGATAATCTCAAATGCATGGAAGAGCTTAGTTTAACAGGTTAGCTACTGCAGtcattttgggattttttttcgctcccccacccccagaatAGCCCCAGCACACACTACAGTGAGCCAGGCTgacaaacatttccaaaatatctgtgagacttatttttctgtctcccacTGTATGCAAGACACAGGCTGGCATTTGTCTCAGAACCTACCCTGCAGAATACACAGTCCCTCTTCCCTATGCTCCCTCCCCTGCCGTGTCATTCCCTTTGTCCTTTCAGGAGAAAGTCACCCAGAGGTGGCAAGGAACGCATGGAGTTATGGCTCCGTCCCACTGAACTCTGGCCAGGCAAGCTGGCTGCCTACAGGAAACAAAGTATGTGTCTTCTAATAGAAAGAAGGctacagaaaaacaaggaagggaaaacaaccCCATcatctctccttctctcttccaaAAAGCTCCAAAACTGGAAGTTTTCaaatttcctttgtttaaaataaatgagatgtTTGCTATCGGCATTAGTTTGGCTAATACtaaacacttttgaaaatagCACCCTAAGGGAGGGCCCCAAAAGATGCCCCGTGACAAACCTACCTGAGGCAGCATAAGATGCCCCCAGCTATGCATACCATCTCTCTGCCGGAGCTTAACCCACATCCCTTCCTGCTCTCTGCATGCAGCGCCTCAACCCCGCCGGTACCAAtccagcactggaacaggctgcccagggaagtggtggagtcaccatccctggaggcgttcaaaaaacgggcagacgtggcactttggggcatggtttagtaggcaccgtggtgttgggttgatggttggactgatgttcttagaggtcctttccaaccttaatgatgctattctagttttactttcattaaaaaataatccagccatcaagccaggaaacatgaaattaattcttcctctacccttaattggtttagtggtggacttcgtagtgttaggctaatggttggactgatgatcttaaaggtcttttccaacctaaacaattctgtgattctatgatacgcAGTGCGCCGACTGCCGTGCAGGCCGAGAGGCAGGCACGTGCTGGTACTGACACACAGGTGGTAGCCTCTGGTAGATGGGCTCGGTGGCAGATTGGAGACATTAAGGTTTTATATTACCACAGACTTTCCAGAGAACGCCTGTCAGATAGTCTTTAGAAATCAGGTCAGTTAAATGCCATGGAGTTTTTAATGTTGCATATCTACAAATAGTTTGAACAAGCCCGCTGCTAACTGAGGAAAAGCTTGCATACTGTGAACATTCAGCCTGAAATTCCCCAGAAgtcagaacagcagcaacagcacatGCAAGGAAAACAGGCGGAGCAGCAAaggatttctttgttttcaatttaaatgtACAGGCACAGAAATCTATGGAAATTTGCTAATGACTCCAGTGAGAGCTAGACCAGGACCTTTGGTCCCCTCTGTACTTGGCTGACGAGgtctattttccttttaatgacaCCTGCTTGGGGAAAACAGCACTTCTTTCCCCAGGAtcttctaattttctttgaCATCTCCTTTCGTCccaaactggggaaaaaatattaccCCTTGCAAGATTCATCACTGAGTGAAAAATCCAAAGTATGCCACTTTGGAGACATCAAAGTCATACTGAAATGCTTTGTCTCGGTATTGTCAAAACATTTATACCATTAAGCATTCTGTAAAAATCAAAGATGCACTATTGCATTCTGTGAAGGTATGCTGAGTAGTCAAAACAAGAACATTAACATCAGAGCGAAATGAGGAAGTCAGAATAAAGCACCTCTGCAATCTTAAACATTTCACgggaatatattttatttcagtcaagTTTTCAAGGTTAAAATTTcaacaaagcagcattttctggaagaaatcTGTCTGCAGAAAGCGTTTGATCTGTTTTACTGACTATAGTATTTAATTGAATTCAGGATGACTGATTGCATCTTGATAAGTTTTACATCTTGCTTTTAGGTCTGTATTATTCAGCCAGGAAATTATGCGCAATCTACAAAAATTCAGCCACCAGTCAATGCCGAAGAGATTTGGAATGAACTCAGCGAAGAGGAAAAGGCAGTTTACAACAAGGAGTATGTTCAAGAGCGGGCAAACTTTTTCAACAACATACTCAGCGAAGGAAGCACTAATGGCAGTGAAGTTGTAGATGCTATGGTAGATGCTTTAATGTCTCCTGCACCCAAGGCACGTTACATGGTagcaaagctgaaggaaaaagcacTGGTGTTTTTGTGTGCTTTATTCCCGACTGTTGTGATGGATTTCATTTTGTCCTATGGTCTGAGTAAAGTAAAACTTGCATAGCCTATGTTGGAACTATTCAGTGAGTCAGGTGGggcagttttttaaaatgtgaaagccAGGGCTGAATCTAATGCCCCCAGAAATCAGTATAATGAAACCAATTAACTGATACAAACTTTGGAGGGTCTCCCTAGTCAGAACGGTCACTTATTCATAAGGAAAAACATACAGGACCCCATGTAAAATTAGGTAACTTTATTTCTcccatgtggaaaaaaaaatacagccactTACACTGCTTTAGGTATTGCCTAGAAAATTTAATGCAGCTTTTTCTAATGCAATACCAGGTTACTGTGTCACAGACATGGCAGAGCCAAAATGGAGCATATCCTACAGGGCAACTACA
This genomic interval from Pelecanus crispus isolate bPelCri1 chromosome 3, bPelCri1.pri, whole genome shotgun sequence contains the following:
- the LOC104026669 gene encoding D-beta-hydroxybutyrate dehydrogenase, mitochondrial, coding for MWAAAPLLLLLLLLLLRPLARLWRRGAAALEPAGRAVLITGCDSGFGHLLALRLHRLGFTVFAGCLCPAGEGARRLQREAGPGPGPGRLRVLRLDVTRDRDVLAAKELVLSHLPERGFWGLVNNAGVSTFGETGWLSMEKYEKFADVNLLGSIRTTLAFLPLLRKYKGRIVFMSSIIAYFALGNGIYSMTKAAIERFSDALRLEMKKFGVQVCIIQPGNYAQSTKIQPPVNAEEIWNELSEEEKAVYNKEYVQERANFFNNILSEGSTNGSEVVDAMVDALMSPAPKARYMVAKLKEKALVFLCALFPTVVMDFILSYGLSKVKLA